One Meles meles chromosome 11, mMelMel3.1 paternal haplotype, whole genome shotgun sequence DNA segment encodes these proteins:
- the RNF20 gene encoding E3 ubiquitin-protein ligase BRE1A isoform X1 gives MSGIGNKRAAGEPGTSMPPEKKTAVEDSGTTVETIKLGGVSSTEELDIRTLQTKNRKLAEMLDQRQTIEDELREHIEKLERRQATDDASLLIVNRYWSQFDENIRIILKRYDLEQGLGDLLTERKALVVPEPEPDSDSNQERKDDRDRGEGQEPAFSFLATLASSSSEEMESQLQERVESSRRAVSQIVTVYDKLQEKVELLSRKLNSGDNLIVEEAVQELNSFLAQENMRLQELTDLLQEKHRTMSQEFSKLQSKVETAESRVSVLESMIDDLQWDIDKIRKREQRLNRHLAEVLERVNSKGYKVYGAGSSLYGGTITINARKFEEMNAELEENKELAQNRHCELEKLRQDLEEVTTQNEKLKVELRSAVEEAVKETPEYRCMQSQFSVLYNESLQLKAHLDEARTLLHGTRGTHQRQVELIERDEVSLHKKLRTEVIQLEDTLAQVRKEYEMLRIEFEQTLAANEQAGPINREMRHLISSLQNHNHQLKGEVLRYKRKLREAQSDLNKTRLRSGTALLQSQSSTEDPKDEPAELKQDPEDLAAQSSAAKASQEEASEIKSKRDEEERERERREKEREREREREKEKEREREKQKLKESEKERDSAKDKEKGKHDDGRKKEAEVIKQLKIELKKAQESQKEMKLLLDMYRSAPKEQRDKVQLMAAEKKSKAELEDLRQRLKDLEDKEKKENKKMADEDALRKIRAVEEQIEYLQKKLAMAKQEEEALLSEMDVTGQAFEDMQEQNIRLMQQLREKDDANFKLMSERIKSNQIHKLLKEEKEELADQVLTLKTQVDAQLQVVRKLEEKEHLLQSNIGTGEKELGLRTQALEMNKRKAMEAAQLAEDLKAQLELAQKKLHDFQDEIVENSVTKEKDMFNFKRAQEDISRLRRKLETTKKPDNVPKCDEILMEEIKDYKARLTCPCCNMRKKDAVLTKCFHVFCFECVKTRYDTRQRKCPKCNAAFGANDFHRIYIG, from the exons ATGTCAGGAATTGGAAATAAAAGAGCGGCTGGAGAGCCTGGCACATCCATGCCTCCGGAGAAGAAGACAGCTGTTGAAGATTCAGGGACCACAGTGGAGACGATTAAGCTCGGGGGTGTCTCTTCAACG GAGGAGCTAGACATTCGTACACTGCAAACCAAAAATCGCAAGTTGGCAGAAATGCTGGATCAACGGCAGACCATTGAAGATGAACTCCGTGAGCACATCGAAAAACTGGAACGAAGACAGGCCACCGATGATGCCTCACTGCTGATTGTCAACCGGTACTGGAGTCAG TTTGATGAAAACATCCGTATCATCCTTAAACGCTACGATCTGGAGCAGGGCTTGGGAGATCTCCTCACGGAGAGAAAAGCCCTTGTCGTGCCGGAACCAGAACCGGACTCTGATAGCAATCAGGAGCGGAAAGATGACCGAGACAGAG GGGAAGGGCAAGAGCCAGCTTTCTCTTTCCTTGCTACTCTGGCCAGCAGTTCCAGTGAGGAAATGGAATCTCAGCTGCAGGAGCGTGTGGAGTCCTCCCGCCGAGCTGTGTCCCAGATTGTGACCGTCTATgataaattacaagaaaaagtGGAGCTCTTATCACGGAAGCTGAACAGTGGAG ATAATTTGATTGTGGAGGAGGCGGTGCAGGAGCTGAATTCCTTCCTCGCCCAGGAGAATATGAGGCTACAGGAACTGACAGACCTCCTTCAGGAGAAGCATCGCACCATGTCTCAGGAG TTCTCTAAGTTGCAGAGTAAAGTGGAGACAGCTGAGTCACGAGTGTCTGTCCTTGAGTCCATGATCGATGACCTGCAGTGGGATATTGACAAAATTCGAAAGAGGGAACAACGACTCAACCGGCACTTAGCGGAAGTTCTAGAACGG GTGAATTCGAAAGGCTATAAGGTGTATGGAGCAGGGAGCAGTCTCTATGGCGGCACGATCACTATCAATGCCCGGAAG ttTGAGGAAATGAATGCAGAGCTTGAGGAGAACAAAGAGCTGGCTCAGAACCGTCACTGTGAGCTGGAGAAACTTCGGCAAGACTTGGAGGAGGTCACCACCCAAAATGAGAAGCTGAAG GTGGAACTGCGGAGCGCAGTGGAGGAGGCGGTTAAGGAGACCCCGGAGTACCGCTGTATGCAGTCGCAGTTCTCTGTCCTGTACAACGAGAGCCTGCAGTTGAAAGCGCACTTGGATGAGGCTCGGACACTGCTTCATGGCACCAGGGGGACCCACCAGCGCCAAGTTGAGCTCATTGAG CGAGATGAAGTTAGTCTTCATAAGAAGCTGCGGACCGAAGTGATCCAGCTGGAAGATACGCTGGCCCAGGTCCGCAAGGAGTACGAGATGCTGAGGATAGAATTTGAGCAGACGCTGGCCGCCAATGAACAAGCAG GCCCCATCAACCGGGAGATGCGCCACCTCATCAGCAGCCTCCAGAATCACAACCACCAGCTGAAAGGCGAGGTCCTGAGGTACAAGCGGAAACTGAGAGAAGCCCAGTCTGACCTGAACAAG ACACGTCTGCGCAGCGGCACGGCCCTCCTGCAGTCTCAGTCCAGTACTGAGGACCCAAAGGACGAGCCCGCGGAGCTGAAGCAAGATCCCGAGGACTTAGCTGCCCAGTCCTCCGCAGCAAAGGCATCTCAGGAGGAAGCCAGTGAAATCAAGTCCAAACGGGACGAGGAAGAACGAGAacgagaaaggagggagaaagagagggagcgagaaagagagcgggagaaggaaaaggagagggaacgagagaagcagaaactgaaagagtcagagaaggaaagagactctgctaaggataaagagaaagggaaacatgatgatgggaggaaaaaggaagcagaagtTATCAAACAGTTGAAGATTGAACTCAA GAAGGCACAAGAGAGCCAAAAGGAGATGAAACTGTTGCTAGATATGTACCGCTCTGCCCCgaaggaacagagagacaaaGTTCAGCTGATGGCAGCTGAGAAGAAGTCTAAGGCAGAG TTGGAAGATCTAAGGCAAAGACTCAAGGATCTAGAGgataaggagaaaaaggagaacaagaaaaTGGCTGATGAGGATGCCTTGAGGAAGATCCGGGCTGTCGAGGAGCAGATAGAGTACCTGCAGAAGAAGCTGGCCATGGCCAAGCAG GAGGAAGAGGCTCTCCTCTCGGAGATGGATGTTACAGGCCAGGCCTTTGAAGACATGCAGGAGCAGAATATCCGTTTAATGCAGCAGTTGCGGGAGAAGGATGATGCAAATTTCAAGCTCATGTCCGAGCGTATCAAGTCCAATCAGATCCACAAGCTActtaaagaagagaaggaggagctggctgaccaggTTTTGACTCTAAAGACTCAG gttgatGCCCAGTTACAGGTAGTAAGGAAATTGGAAGAGAAGGAGCATCTGTTACAAAGCAACATCGGCACGGGGGAGAAGGAGCTGGGTCTTAGGACACAAGCCTTAGAGATGAATAAACGCAAG GCGATGGAGGCAGCGCAGCTGGCAGAAGACCTCAAAGCGCAACTGGAGTTGGCTCAGAAGAAGCTCCATGATTTTCAGGATGAGATCGTGGAGAACAGTGTCACCAAAGAAAAGGACATGTTCAATTTCAAAAGAGCCCAG GAGGACATCTCTCGACTTCGAAGGAAGCTGGAGACCACAAAGAAACCAGACAATGTGCCCAAATGTGATGAGATCCTGATGGAGGAGATTAAGGATTACAAG gcacgcCTGACCTGTCCGTGTTGCAACATGCGTAAAAAGGATGCTGTACTGACCAAGTGTTTCCATGTTTTCTGCTTCGAGTGTGTGAAGACACGCTATGACACCCGTCAGCGCAAATGTCCCAAGTGTAACGCCGCGTTTGGTGCTAATGATTTCCATCGCATATACATTGGTTGA
- the RNF20 gene encoding E3 ubiquitin-protein ligase BRE1A isoform X2, with protein sequence MLDQRQTIEDELREHIEKLERRQATDDASLLIVNRYWSQFDENIRIILKRYDLEQGLGDLLTERKALVVPEPEPDSDSNQERKDDRDRGEGQEPAFSFLATLASSSSEEMESQLQERVESSRRAVSQIVTVYDKLQEKVELLSRKLNSGDNLIVEEAVQELNSFLAQENMRLQELTDLLQEKHRTMSQEFSKLQSKVETAESRVSVLESMIDDLQWDIDKIRKREQRLNRHLAEVLERVNSKGYKVYGAGSSLYGGTITINARKFEEMNAELEENKELAQNRHCELEKLRQDLEEVTTQNEKLKVELRSAVEEAVKETPEYRCMQSQFSVLYNESLQLKAHLDEARTLLHGTRGTHQRQVELIERDEVSLHKKLRTEVIQLEDTLAQVRKEYEMLRIEFEQTLAANEQAGPINREMRHLISSLQNHNHQLKGEVLRYKRKLREAQSDLNKTRLRSGTALLQSQSSTEDPKDEPAELKQDPEDLAAQSSAAKASQEEASEIKSKRDEEERERERREKEREREREREKEKEREREKQKLKESEKERDSAKDKEKGKHDDGRKKEAEVIKQLKIELKKAQESQKEMKLLLDMYRSAPKEQRDKVQLMAAEKKSKAELEDLRQRLKDLEDKEKKENKKMADEDALRKIRAVEEQIEYLQKKLAMAKQEEEALLSEMDVTGQAFEDMQEQNIRLMQQLREKDDANFKLMSERIKSNQIHKLLKEEKEELADQVLTLKTQVDAQLQVVRKLEEKEHLLQSNIGTGEKELGLRTQALEMNKRKAMEAAQLAEDLKAQLELAQKKLHDFQDEIVENSVTKEKDMFNFKRAQEDISRLRRKLETTKKPDNVPKCDEILMEEIKDYKARLTCPCCNMRKKDAVLTKCFHVFCFECVKTRYDTRQRKCPKCNAAFGANDFHRIYIG encoded by the exons ATGCTGGATCAACGGCAGACCATTGAAGATGAACTCCGTGAGCACATCGAAAAACTGGAACGAAGACAGGCCACCGATGATGCCTCACTGCTGATTGTCAACCGGTACTGGAGTCAG TTTGATGAAAACATCCGTATCATCCTTAAACGCTACGATCTGGAGCAGGGCTTGGGAGATCTCCTCACGGAGAGAAAAGCCCTTGTCGTGCCGGAACCAGAACCGGACTCTGATAGCAATCAGGAGCGGAAAGATGACCGAGACAGAG GGGAAGGGCAAGAGCCAGCTTTCTCTTTCCTTGCTACTCTGGCCAGCAGTTCCAGTGAGGAAATGGAATCTCAGCTGCAGGAGCGTGTGGAGTCCTCCCGCCGAGCTGTGTCCCAGATTGTGACCGTCTATgataaattacaagaaaaagtGGAGCTCTTATCACGGAAGCTGAACAGTGGAG ATAATTTGATTGTGGAGGAGGCGGTGCAGGAGCTGAATTCCTTCCTCGCCCAGGAGAATATGAGGCTACAGGAACTGACAGACCTCCTTCAGGAGAAGCATCGCACCATGTCTCAGGAG TTCTCTAAGTTGCAGAGTAAAGTGGAGACAGCTGAGTCACGAGTGTCTGTCCTTGAGTCCATGATCGATGACCTGCAGTGGGATATTGACAAAATTCGAAAGAGGGAACAACGACTCAACCGGCACTTAGCGGAAGTTCTAGAACGG GTGAATTCGAAAGGCTATAAGGTGTATGGAGCAGGGAGCAGTCTCTATGGCGGCACGATCACTATCAATGCCCGGAAG ttTGAGGAAATGAATGCAGAGCTTGAGGAGAACAAAGAGCTGGCTCAGAACCGTCACTGTGAGCTGGAGAAACTTCGGCAAGACTTGGAGGAGGTCACCACCCAAAATGAGAAGCTGAAG GTGGAACTGCGGAGCGCAGTGGAGGAGGCGGTTAAGGAGACCCCGGAGTACCGCTGTATGCAGTCGCAGTTCTCTGTCCTGTACAACGAGAGCCTGCAGTTGAAAGCGCACTTGGATGAGGCTCGGACACTGCTTCATGGCACCAGGGGGACCCACCAGCGCCAAGTTGAGCTCATTGAG CGAGATGAAGTTAGTCTTCATAAGAAGCTGCGGACCGAAGTGATCCAGCTGGAAGATACGCTGGCCCAGGTCCGCAAGGAGTACGAGATGCTGAGGATAGAATTTGAGCAGACGCTGGCCGCCAATGAACAAGCAG GCCCCATCAACCGGGAGATGCGCCACCTCATCAGCAGCCTCCAGAATCACAACCACCAGCTGAAAGGCGAGGTCCTGAGGTACAAGCGGAAACTGAGAGAAGCCCAGTCTGACCTGAACAAG ACACGTCTGCGCAGCGGCACGGCCCTCCTGCAGTCTCAGTCCAGTACTGAGGACCCAAAGGACGAGCCCGCGGAGCTGAAGCAAGATCCCGAGGACTTAGCTGCCCAGTCCTCCGCAGCAAAGGCATCTCAGGAGGAAGCCAGTGAAATCAAGTCCAAACGGGACGAGGAAGAACGAGAacgagaaaggagggagaaagagagggagcgagaaagagagcgggagaaggaaaaggagagggaacgagagaagcagaaactgaaagagtcagagaaggaaagagactctgctaaggataaagagaaagggaaacatgatgatgggaggaaaaaggaagcagaagtTATCAAACAGTTGAAGATTGAACTCAA GAAGGCACAAGAGAGCCAAAAGGAGATGAAACTGTTGCTAGATATGTACCGCTCTGCCCCgaaggaacagagagacaaaGTTCAGCTGATGGCAGCTGAGAAGAAGTCTAAGGCAGAG TTGGAAGATCTAAGGCAAAGACTCAAGGATCTAGAGgataaggagaaaaaggagaacaagaaaaTGGCTGATGAGGATGCCTTGAGGAAGATCCGGGCTGTCGAGGAGCAGATAGAGTACCTGCAGAAGAAGCTGGCCATGGCCAAGCAG GAGGAAGAGGCTCTCCTCTCGGAGATGGATGTTACAGGCCAGGCCTTTGAAGACATGCAGGAGCAGAATATCCGTTTAATGCAGCAGTTGCGGGAGAAGGATGATGCAAATTTCAAGCTCATGTCCGAGCGTATCAAGTCCAATCAGATCCACAAGCTActtaaagaagagaaggaggagctggctgaccaggTTTTGACTCTAAAGACTCAG gttgatGCCCAGTTACAGGTAGTAAGGAAATTGGAAGAGAAGGAGCATCTGTTACAAAGCAACATCGGCACGGGGGAGAAGGAGCTGGGTCTTAGGACACAAGCCTTAGAGATGAATAAACGCAAG GCGATGGAGGCAGCGCAGCTGGCAGAAGACCTCAAAGCGCAACTGGAGTTGGCTCAGAAGAAGCTCCATGATTTTCAGGATGAGATCGTGGAGAACAGTGTCACCAAAGAAAAGGACATGTTCAATTTCAAAAGAGCCCAG GAGGACATCTCTCGACTTCGAAGGAAGCTGGAGACCACAAAGAAACCAGACAATGTGCCCAAATGTGATGAGATCCTGATGGAGGAGATTAAGGATTACAAG gcacgcCTGACCTGTCCGTGTTGCAACATGCGTAAAAAGGATGCTGTACTGACCAAGTGTTTCCATGTTTTCTGCTTCGAGTGTGTGAAGACACGCTATGACACCCGTCAGCGCAAATGTCCCAAGTGTAACGCCGCGTTTGGTGCTAATGATTTCCATCGCATATACATTGGTTGA